The following DNA comes from Buttiauxella agrestis.
TTCAACGAACGGTCATGGATGAATTTGTACATATCCCTTTGGCCTGACAGGAAATCTACAATTCTGGTTTGTCCCCACACCGGCCATTGGTGCTGAGCAATAACTATTTCGGCACGGCTACCATAGTTTTCAATAGATTGATTAAGCGTTTTCCACCAGTTACTGGCATCCCGAACTTCAGCACCACGTAGGGTGTATAGGTTATGCAGCGAGTGAATGGCATCCTCTGCAACATCCAGTGTTTTAAACTGTGGTAACCAAATCAGCATTTCTGCGGGCGCTTCGGTACCTGGTGCTAACTGGAATTCCATTGTCACACCATCAATAACGCGCTGCTCTTTGTCACGGGTAATGGTGTCGGTGGGGGCGATGAGAGTGAATGTTCCTTCAGACGTCGTTTTACCGATCCCTGCATCTACCTGGCCGAGCGGGCTTTTCGGCAACATCGCACCATATTGGTAAAGTGTCCTACGGCTCATTGCATTCCCCGCCAGGACGTTCTCACTGACTGCGGCATCCATAAAACCCGTTGGGGCCAGCACTTTGACCTGACCGCTGGCAACTTGCTGCTCAGTAACCACGCCTTTTACACCGCCATAATGGTCAGCGTGGCTATGGGTGTAGATAACGGCAACAACCGGGCGGTGCGGACGGTTCTGATAATAAAGATCAAGAGCCGCTTTAGCGACTTCAGTTGTGACCAGCGGGTCAAGAATAATTAATCCTGTTTTCCCTTCAATAATGGTCATATTGGAAAGATCATAACCCCGAACTTGATATAACCCATCGGTAACTTTAAATAGACCATTATTCATGTTCAGTTGGGTGTTGCGCCATAAACTTGGATTAACAGTGGCAGGGGCTGTGCCTTTTAAAAACCCATAGTCCGATAAATCCCACGAAATATTCCCCTTTGCATCACGAATGGTTAAAGGGGTTTGCGTGGCAATAAATCCACGGCTGGCATCGTCAAAATCTTGTTTATCATTAAAAGGTAATTGTTTTAAAACAGACTGATTGGCTGAAGCTGTAATATCGGTGGCGTTTTTTGCCATTTCCGCAGCACTTAAATTCTGGCTACATATGCCCATCACGCACAGGAGTGCGAGCTTTTTAATTTTCATCATTTGAGTGTCCGTTTGCTATAATTTAGCTTTGCTGAATCAAAAGTGAACTGTAACTTAATGTCATTTGAAAGAGCCCGCCGGTGGCTTCCGGTGTGGGTGACTGACAAGCTCGAGCATGATAAGGGAATGAGCATCACTATTGCGTTCACTGCCTTTTGAGACGCTGGCGCTGCGATACTTAACTGACGTTCTTTGAACGTGCTGCTGACAATAACAACCTATATAAACCAAATCAACCGGCAGGGTTGATTTTATTGATTGCAAAGGATGTCTGGCGAAGTTGCAGTGTAGTTATTCTTTTTAAAACAAAGAGTTTAATAATTTAGAGATGAAGAAAAATCAACCAGTAGTTGATATTGATCAAAATAAAGACAGCCTGATTTCTGAATGGTTGGCTATCAAAGAGATGATTGGTTTACCGGGCATGCCTGGCAGCGCCCAGGGATGCCATAAAATGATGGTGCGCATGACGCGGGATAATCCGGAAGCAAAAAGAAAAATTCCAGGCACCAAAGCCTACGAATACCACTTTTCGTTACTGCCGCGTGAAACGCTGAAAGTCGTTTTTACCCAGAACCACCCAGGCCACGCGCAGGAGTGTATTGGCAGCAATAAGTTGTTGAATCAGTGGATGGATATCTTCCACTCGATGTCCACTAAAGAGCAGGAGCAGGTTGTGGCATACGTCTTTCGTCATGGATTTAGTAGCATTCTTAACCTGGTAATAAATAACCCGCAAAATGATTGCCGGGACGAACCCTGCGATTAAATAAGTTTGGGTGTTTAATGTAGGGAGTAACCTGCGTGATCAGCTCAGTCGTATGCCGACTTAAGTCAGAGGCAGCGACTGGTCGATTCGGTTCATGTCATGGCAGGGAGAAGCCACTCATCAAACGGGAAATGTTGCTGTAATTCACCAGATGTTAATGATTTTCTAAGTATTTGCCGTTATCCTGGAAAAAATCATTGTGACTAAGCAGGACACCTTAATGCGCAGCAAATACACCTCGTTACAGATAACACTTCACTGGCTGGTTTTTTTATTGATTGTGGGGGCTTATTGCGCGATGGAACTGAAAGGTTTTGCGCCGCGATCGTACCGGCCCATTTTTAACGCCACCCACGTGACCTGCGGGATCAGCGTCTTTATTTTGATGATTACGCGCCTGCTGGTGCGAGTTAAGTATCGCGCTCCGGCCATAGCGCCCAAGCCACATCCCGCGATTACCGGGATGTCGCACCTGGTGCATACGATTATCTATCTGATGTTTATTGTGTTACCGATTCTGGGATTCATGACGGTGTACTTCAAAGGCAGCGACTGGTCGGTGTTGGGGATCCCGATGCCACACGCCGTTGAGCCGGATGAAGATATGGAATTCAACATCAAAAGTTACCACGAACTGCTCGCCAACATCGGCTACTTCGTAATTGGCATTCATGCTTTCGCCGCACTGTTTCACCATTACGTCTGGAAAGACAACACGCTGCTTCGCATGATGCCTGGCAAAAAAGACTGATATCAGGCCACGCCAAACTGGCGCAAAGTGGCCGTGATTGCCGCAGAAATAATAATCACGGCAATCAGCGGGACTTTGCGCCAGGCGAGAAACACGGCAATCGCCACGCCCGTAACGCGGGCTATGCCGGAAAAATGATCGTTCTCGTAAAAAGTAGTGGCGATGGCGACCGAAAAAAGCAGTACCGTCGCCGCATCCGAAAGCAGTGATTTCGCCGTTTCAGAGAACACTAGCCGATTGCCTAATTTCGCCCCCGCCAGGCGCATTAAATAAGTGCCGCAGGAAAGCAGCGCGAGGCCCGCTAAAATTTTCATCGTTTCAGTCATTATTTTTTCCTCGCAAAGACACCCAGCAGCGATAACAAAACAGGCATCCCCACTGGCGTGAAGGGAACGGCAAGTAGCGAAATTGCGGCTCCGGTTAAAGAACGCAGTGCGGTAGTGCGGTTTTTAAAGGCTGGGATCACTAACGCCAATAAAATGGTTGGGAATACCGCATCCAGACCGATGGTTTCCGGCGCGGGTAAGAGTTTACCCACCGCACTGCCCAGCAGCGTTCCAAGCGGCCAAAAGAGCGCCACGCCAATCCCGCATAACCAATATGCCGCCTTACGTGCCTCGGGCGTTTTCTGTGATAAACCAAACACCACGCTTTCATCATTCATGATGTGACAGCCGATAAAGCTCGACAGGCGAGTGCCGACTAAGTCACGCACCGCAATGCCGAACGGGAAATGGCGAGCGTTCACCAGTAAACCGGCTATGGCGGCGGCAATCGGACTCCCCCCGCTGGCAATAATGGCGATAAACATAAATTCTGACGCGCCGGCCAGCACCACAATCGAAGAGAGCACCGGCAACCAGAGCGGGAAGCCGTAGGCGATGGATAGTGAACCATAGGAAACGCCCACCACACCTACGGCGAGGCAGACCAAAAATATCGCTTTTTTAGACTCTCGGGACACAGCTGCAAAATGTGTAGAGAACATGATGTCATCTCATAACGAACGTAATGTACAATATAATGAACAAACATGATGAATTGATCAAGCGAACGATTCGTTCGTTTTAATGAACGAAGGGGCGAAAATGTCACAACCAATCGACATCATTGCAAAGAGTCTGGTACGTGAGCGTGAAAGCGCTAATTTGTCACTCGCCGAAGTGGCAAGGCGGGCAAATATTGCAAAATCGACGCTGTCACAACTGGAAGCGGGCAACGGAAACCCTAGCCTGGAAACCTTATGGGCGCTGTGCGTCGCGCTCAATATTCCTTTCGCAAAACTGCTGGAGCCGCAGGGAAACACCACGCAGGTTATTCGTAAAGGGGAAGGGACGAAAGTGGTGTCAGAGCGTGCCGATTACCAGGCGATTTTGCTGGCGACATGCCCGCCAGGTGCGCGGCGCGATGTGTATCTTTTAATGGCGCAACCCGGCGAAGAGCGGCGTTCGCATCCGCATCCAGCAGGGTCAGTTGAGCATATTATTATCACGCAAGGCAAAGCGCTGGTCGGCACACTGGACAACGCGCATGAGCTTGAGGCGGGGGATTACATTTGTTATCCCGCTGATGAGGAACATCTCTTTAAGGCGCTGGAAGCCGATACCATGGCGGTGATGGTTTCCGAGCAAAATTAAAAAATCGCTCAATCCAGTTCAACAATATTCTGGCCGTCTTGCCCAAAAACGTAACGGCAAAGGATCTTGTAACTGTCGCGGTCAAAATGTGTTGTGGGCGTGATCATTGATTTACCTGACTCCAGAGACTGAGCCGTCCCCAGATATAACCAGTTACTCAGGATATGGTATTCAGTGAGCGCGCCTGATTTCTCTTCTATTGCGATGCGGCCGGGATAAGGCCAACTGCGAATTCGTAACGATTCAAGCGAGTCTCTGAGTCGTTGCTGATGGTTTTCCAGCGTCTCTTGCCCGCAACATGCGCCTGCACATTTCTTCAATGAGAAACGGAAGCACGCTCTACCCGCCGTTAATTTTTCCAGCCCCAGTGCGCCATAGCAAAGCCTTTCCTGATCCGCTAACTCTCTTATCTGATCGATAGCCGCATACCGGGTTTTAAACAGGCCAAACAAATCTGGCGCATGCGTGAAATCAGTTTCATTGCTGAAAACGAATTGCGTGGTTTTCTCGGTAATGCGCAGAGAACACAGTTTACGAGCTACCCGTAATCTCTTATTAAACAATGGGCTTTGGTTTTTTATCAGTTGCGATTCAAGCAGCAGGGCACCAATTTCACCAATGGTTTCATGAAAACCAATGTCAGTGGTCATATGCAGCAATTTCGCTTCCGATTGCGTTCTGAAATGCGCCAGAACACGGCTGCGGATGTTGATACTCTTCCCGATATAAAGTGGGAAGGTTTGATCCGAACCATAAAAAATATAAACGCCGGGACGCGACGGAAGTGTTTCAAGGGTATGCCGGAGATGCTCAGGATATTGATACTGTAGGGTCATGCTTGAGTCAGATAATTCTCTTCACAGCGGGAAATAGCGCATCCACTTGCAATATCGCAGTCTTTGCATGAGTTTTAACCAGGTTATCGTAATGCTCATTTTGTGGACTTGCAACACTGGGCACCCGCATCGTCTATGGTTTTGTTAGCAGATAAGTAGATTGTTAGCGAAACGCGATAAAACAATGTACCATACCCCCCTATAGTATCAGGAGGTCAAAATGCCCCATTCACCTGAAGACAAAAAACGCATTCTGACTCGCGTGCGACGTATTCGTGGCCAGACAGAAGCGCTGGAGCGCGCGCTGGATAGCGGCGAGCCATGCATCGCTATCTTGCAACAAATCGCCGCCGTACGCGGAGCCGCGAATGGCCTGATGGCCGAAATGATGGAAATTCATCTTAAAGATGAACTGGTCGCGGGGGAAACCTCCGAGGATCAGCGCGCGCTGCGCATGGCAGAAGTCGGTCATTTAATTCGCTCTTATCTAAAATAGCGCTTATCTAAAACAACATTCACTCTCACCTGACGACGGAAGAAGAATATGAAATCACGTGCTGCAGTTGCATTTGGCCCAGGCAAACCGCTTGAAATCGTTGAAATTGACGTAGCGCCGCCACAAAAAGGCGAAGTGCTAGTCAAAATTACCCATACCGGCGTGTGCCATACCGATGCGTTTACTTTATCTGGCGACGATCCTGAAGGCGTATTCCCGGCGGTGTTAGGCCACGAGGGCGGCGGGATTGTGGTTGAAGTGGGCGAGGGCGTCACCAGCCTGAAACCCGGCGACCATGTGATTCCGTTATACACCGCAGAATGTCGCGAGTGTAAATTCTGCAAGTCTGGCAAAACTAACCTTTGCCAGGCGGTTCGCGCTACGCAGGGCAAAGGCTTGATGCCAGACGGCACCACGCGTTTCTCCTACAACGGCGAGCCGATTTATCACTACATGGGCACCAGTACCTTCAGCGAATACACTGTGGTTGCTGAAATTTCGCTGGCAAAAGTCAACGAGCAGGCACCGTTAGATAAAGTTTGCCTGCTCGGTTGCGGCGTCACCACCGGTATCGGTGCGGTACACAACACGGCGAAAGTGAAAGAGGGCGATACCGTTGCCGTCTTTGGTCTGGGCGGCATAGGTCTGGCGGTTATTCAGGGCGCGGTGCAGGCAAAAGCCGGACGTATTCTGGCTATCGACACCAATCCTGAGAAATTCAAACTGGCGACTGAAATGGGCGCGACTGACTGCATCAACCCGAAAGACAGCGAAAAACCTATTCAGGACGTGATTGTTGAGCTGACCGACGGCGGCGTAGATTTCAGCTTTGAATGTATTGGCAACGTGAATGTTATGCGTTCTGCACTGGAATGCTGCCACAAAGGCTGGGGCGAAAGCGTCATCATTGGCGTTGCGGGTGCGGGTCAGGAAATCAAAACCCGTCCATTCCAGTTGGTCACTGGCCGTGTGTGGCGCGGTTCAGCGTTCGGTGGCGTCAAAGGGCGCACGCAGTTGCCGGGCATGGTAGAAGATGCGATGGCGGGCAGAATCAATCTCGACCCGTTTATCACGCACCGTATGCCGCTTGAGCAAATCAACGAAGCGTTCGACCTGATGCACGAAGGGAAGTCTATTCGTACCGTGATTCATTTCGGCGACAAATAAACCCTCATCTGGCCCTTGCTGATTTCGCCGCAAAGCGAGTCGGTAAGGGCTTTTACCCCTCCAGTTCCCCGCTATTTTCTCTCATCCAGTGCGCTAAAGAATCCAGCGTCGGGCGCAACGACTTTCCTAACTCTGTAATCTGATATTCCACGCGCGGCGGCACTTCGGCGAACACTTGTCGGGTCAGCAGCTTTCTGGACTCGAATTGCCGTAGCTGGCGCGTCAGCTCTTTTTGCGTGATGGGACGAACCGCGCGTTGCAAATCGCTAAAGCGAACGGGTGCGTCAATCACCATCAGGCGATAAAGAATGGGAATCGCCCATTTGCCGGAAATCAGATTCACAAAACTCACCATCGGGCAGCTTTGGCCCGCTTCTGGCAAGGTCGAAAAATTATTATTCATCAGTTTCCCTTGTGGTGCGTCATTGCATCCCATTGCGTGCCATAGTATCCAAATGGTGCCTACTATCCAAAGGATACTATAGCGTAAATAATGCCGTTACCAGTTAATCGCGAGGTAACGAAAATGGGCAGACTTGAAGGTAAATACGCTTTAATCACCGGTGGCACCAGCGGTATTGGGCTTGAAACTGCACGGCAGTTTATTGCCGAGGGCGCAACCGTTGCCATTACCGGACGTAGCCAGGCGGGACTGTCGGCGGCAAAAGCCGCGTTGGGCAATGTGCATACTTTTCACAGTGACGCAGGGGACATTGCACAACAGCGTTTACTGGCAGAACAGGTTTCACTACTCTGGCCGCGCCTCGATGTGCTGTATATCAACGCGGGTGATGTTACGCATCGAGCATTGCAGGAGTGGGACGAGCAGGCTTATGACTCGCTGATGAACACCAATCTCAAAGGCCCTTTCTTTTTGATTCAGGCGCTCTTGCCGATGCTGGCAAATCCGTCCTCAGTAATTGTTTGCGGTTCGGTGAGTGCACATATTGGCCTGGCGCAAAGTAGCGTTTATGCCGCCAGTAAAGCGGCGATTCTTTCTCTGGCGCGCACGCTTTCCGGCGAATTGCATCCGCTCGGCATTCGGGTCAACGGATTGAGTCCCGGCCCTACGGAAACTCCGGCGTTGGGGAAATTAGGCAACGGTGCTTCTGAGAAGGCGCTACGTGATGAAATTCGTGCGCTGGTGCCGGTTGGGCGTTTGGGGACGGCGCTGGAACTGGCCAAAGCCGCGGTCTTTCTCGCCTCCGATGAGTCGGCATTTATGGTCGGCGGCGAATTGCTCATCGATGGCGGCGTGAAGAACGTATAGCGGCGAAAAGCGAATTACAGTTGATGCGTACCAGGCCGCCGCTCGCTGACGTGGTAATAAAATTCACGGAAATCGGCGGCGGAATCTTCAGCTGCCTGGCGCAATTCATCGCTATCCGCCTGGTGGCGTAACAACATATCGGCACTTTTCACCACCAGATACAGGTGTCCATGCGTTTGCGCTGTGGTCTGGCCGGAAAACAATGCCGCGCCGACCAGCAGCAAAATCATCCCCAGTTTTGACCTCAATTGCTTAACCATTCCAACCCACCTCATTAACGTGACGGGCTAAATGTATAGATAATTGCACCTGGTGACTATTCAACTTTTAGAAATTTAGCAAAAGAATTGTCAGTTATGTAAAAGGCACGATAGTTAAGATTTGGTTTACGGCTGGTTAATAATTGGTGTGCGATGCTCTCGCGTTTTGCCGGGAGCATCGACGGTAAAAAGAGGGGATTAGTGAGCGACAGATTTTGAAAAAAGATTGATAACTAACACGCCAATAATGATCAGCGCCATTCCCGCAATCGCTGGCCAGTCGAGTTTCTGCCCCAAAAATATCCAGCCCACCGCGCCAATTAATACAATTCCTGCCCCGGACCAAATCGCATAAATCACCCCAGTCGGAATAGTGCGCATCGTTACCGACAGGCAATAAAACGCCACGCCATAAAAGACAATCGTGATAACGCTTGGCCATAAACGAGTAAAGCCTTCAGAAAGTTTTAGCGAAGTCGTCGCGATGACTTCAGCGACAATCGCCACAATTAGCCAGATATACGTCATGTCAGTTTCTCCCTCGAGGTCAGGCCGCCAATGTAAAGATCAAAGCGATTTCTGGCAAGAATTGCGGCGCATAGTCATCAATAATTCTTATTGCAATCACGTACGGTAAACGTCCTGTAACAATTGTAAATGTCAGTTGAAAACACTGGCTTTGCGGTTAATGATACAATTTCTGTGATTGTAAATAAGCGAAATATTAGTTTTATATTCTTTCTGTATTTAAATTCTTACATTATGATACCGGTAACATATGAGGCCCTAATGTGTATTCGTCAGACCTCCTGTGGATGACAGCACTGGGTTTCACATGACCTTTGGGGTAAAGAATGGACTGGTTTGTTGATTACTTTTCGACGTATTTATACGGTTTGAAAGTCATCGCTATTACTCTGGCAATTCTGATGTTAATCAGCGGAATTGATGACTTATTTATTGATATCGTCTATTGGGTTCGCCGCGTGTGGCGCGCGATCACGGTATACCGCAGCAACGATCGTCTGGACTATAAAGCCCTTTATGAGCCGCAAGAAAAGGCGTTGGCGATTATGGTTCCCGCCTGGAATGAAACCGGCGTTATCGGTAACATGGCGAGCCTGGCCGCCAGTTCGCTGGACTACGAGAACTACCATATTTTTGTCGGCACTTATCCTAACGACCCGGATACACAACGCGATGTCGACGAAGTTTGCGCGCGTTTTCCAAACGTTCACAAAGTGGTCTGCGCCCGTCCAGGTCCCACCAGCAAAGCCGACTGTCTGAACAACATTCTTGATGCGATTTTGCAGTTCGAGCGCAGTGCGCGGTTTAACTTCTCTGGCTTTATTCTCCACGACGCGGAAGACGTTATCTCTCCGCTGGAATTGCGTCTGTTCAACTATCTGGTCGATCGCAAAGACTTAATTCAGATCCCCGTTTATCCCTTTGAACGCGAATGGACCCACTTCACCAGTCTCAGTTACCTGGACGAATTTTCGGAATTACATGGCAAAGATGTCCCGGTGCGTGAAGCGTTAGCGGGGCAGGTTCCGAGCGCGGGCGTAGGCACCTGTTTTAGTCGTCGCGCCGTGCTCTCATTATTGGCCGATGGGGATGGTATTGCGTTTGACGTGCAAAGTTTGACCGAAGACTACGACATCGGATTCCGCTTGCGTCAAAAAGGCATGGAAGAGATTTTTTGCCGCTTCCCGGTGGTAGACGAAAACGACCGCTCCTCCAAACCCTTTTTACAGCGCGCCCGCACCGCCAACGTTATCTGCGTGCGTGAATATTTCCCGGACACCTTTGCCACCGCCGTGCGACAAAAATCGCGCTGGATTATCGGCATTGTTTTCCAGGGCTTCAAAACTCACCGCTGGAGCACCAGCCCTGTCCTTAACTATTTCCTCTGGCGCGACCGCAAAGGGGCGATTGCTAACTTCCTGAGCTTTGCCGCGATGCTGGTGATGTTACAGCTCGTCGCCATCATGATTTATCAGCGCAGCGTCGAAGGTGCCTGGCAGTTCCTGTCTATTTTTGTCGGCGGAGCGTGGCTGACGACATTGCTGTGGATTAATTTCTTCCTGATGGCTAACCGCATCATTCAGCGCATGATTTTCGTCACGGCTTATTACGGCCTGGCGCAGGGCATGCTGGTGTTGCCACGCTTGTTCTGGGGCAATCTGATTAACTTCATGGCGAACTGGCGGGCGATAAAACAGGTCATTCAACATGGCGATCCGCGCCGTGTGGCGTGGGATAAAACCACGCATGATTTCCCGACCGTCGGCGAACAGCGTTCGGCCCAACCGCTGGGTTACATTCTTGTCGACTCCGGTGTGATTACCCAGGCACAACTCGAAGAGGCATTACAAACACGCGTTCCTGGACTGAAACTGGGCGGCAGCATGGTGCATCAGGGGCTGATTACCGCGCAGCAACTGGCGGTGGCGCTGGCCAAACAGGCTGACGTTCCGATGGAGTCGATTGACCCGCTGAGTCTGGATCAATCGCTGGTGCAAAGTGTTGCGGCGAAGGTCGCGCACCATCATGCGGTGCTCCCGATACGCATGGAAGGCGAAACAATGGTTTTGGCTTCTGAAAACACCATCGATCCCGTTTCGCTTGGCGCGCTGGCACGCAAAATTGGTCGCCCGGTGAGTTATGTGATTGTGCCGCGCGGGCAGGTGGTAATTGGCCTGCGCTACTGGTTCGGTGACGATAAAACCCTCAAAGAAAAACGACTGCTGGACGGTGCCGTGCGCGAACAGCTTCTTACTCAAGAGCAGGCTGACGAGCTTTGGGACAAATATGTCTCCGGGCAACTGATGTTCGCCGAAGTGCTGACCAACGAATCGCATCTGAATGAAGCGGTGCTTCGCGCGGTGCTGCTGCGCTATGAACGTAGCGAGGTCATGTTTGGCGAATATCTGGTGCAAGAAGGGGTGGTCAGCCAGCACATTGTTGACCAGTCACTTGAGCAACAGCAGCAACTGCAACCGAGCATGAGCGCACTGCTGCAAAGTGTCGGTATTAGCGAATTGCAACAGGCTCGTCTGGCGGGGGAAGCGTTATGAATATCCGCTTAAACCCGCTGACGGCGCTGATTTGTGGTGTGTTACTCGCTTCTCCAGCCATGGCCGCACAAGAAGGATCTCGCCAGGATCTTGGCCTTAGCGATTACCGCTACTTCAAGGTGTATCCGCACATCGAGCGGGCGCAGAAGGCCCTGAAGCAAAATGACGAAACCCGGGCGCTGCGCAGTTTTGAACATGCACACCAGATGGCACCGGAAAGTTTACGTCTGACATTGTGGCTCGCCGAAGCGTATCGCCATTTTGGTCACAATGATAAAGCGCAAGCGTTGCTGGAAAGTGAACTGAAAAAACACCCGCAAAATGCTGACTTACAGCGTGCGCTGGAGGCGATCCCCGTTCCGGCTCCAGACATTCACACCACAGAACAGTTGGTGGCGTTACAAAAGCAATGCGATGCCACGCCAACGGTGCGTTGCCGCAGTGAGGTAGGCAATCATGCTATCAAGCTCAACCAGTTAGACATTGCGCGTGCGCAGCTAACGGATGCGAAATTCCGTCACACCAAAGAAGGTTTAGCTCTGGCGGACAACTACACGCAGCGGGCGATATTCCTGCAACAGTGGAGCGCTGCGGATCAGGGTTTTGCGCTGCTTGATGGCGAGGCCACGCTCACTGACGCGCAGTATCAGCAATGGTTCGCCATCTTGCTGCATATGCAACGTGACCAGCGGATTCTGGACTTGCAAAGTCAGGGCGTGATGAACACGGCAGGTATGCAGCTTGCGTATGCGCAGTCTCTGGCTGAACGCCAGGCGCTGGGTCCACTGCGCCGCTATCTGGCTAACCGTAAACCGGAGTTTTCGACACCCGCCGAAGAGCACAACTGGATGCGATTGCTGGCAACTTATAGCCAGCAACCCGGCAACGCCGTCGCTAACTGGCCGGTGAAGCACGCGGAAAACAAAAAGTACGTGTTATCCACCCTGGTGCCTATTCGCATTCAACAAGGCGACTGGCAAGGTACGAACCAACTGCTCAACACCTTTCCTGAAAGCCAGGTGCTCGATCAGCGCCTGGCGTTAAGTCTGGCGCAAAAAGATACGCCATCCAGCCTGCGGTTGCTCAATCAAATCAACCAGACGCGCGGATTAACAGCCCAGGAACTGGGCACCTTAAGCTATCAGCTTGCGGCGCACCCGGAATGGATGAACGCCGAAAACAAAGCCCGGCTGGCAAAACCCTTGCCGACACCCGCGCAACGTATGGCGCAGGCGCGCCTGTTCCAGGGCAAAGAAGATTGCACCGTCGTGCGTAATTTACTGGGCGATTTGTCGCCGCAGTATGACGCCGAAAGCTGGTCGCATCTGGCACAGTGTTATCCGTGGCAACCAGGCCTTGCGTTATACGCCGCCCAGCAAGCCGCAGCACGAGACTCATCGCCATACTATCAGCGCCAGGTGGGATATCTGGCCTACAGCGCGGAAGATTACCCGCTGGCACAAGCGCACGGGGTCGTCGCTCCACAGGCTAGTGCGGCAGAGCCAGACGATGCCGCACGCGGTTTTGCGCTGGCCGCACAGGGCAAACACCGTGAGGCCCGTGACGCGCTGGAAAAAGCGCGCAAGGCACAGCCAGATTCACCTGAAATTCTGCGTCAACTGGTGTTTCTCAATGAACACCTCGACGATAAACCAAACACGAAGCAGTACAGCGAGCGTGTGGTGGACGACATCGATAACACCCTCACGCCGCAGCAATCCCTGAGCGACAAACAACAAGAAGACCGTTTTGCCTTCCGCCGTATTCACGAGGACAGCCAGCGCCGCTGGACGTTTAGCTACGACGGCTCATTTGGTTTAACGCCCGACTCGCTCAACAGCGGCGGCAGTAATAACGGTGTTCAGCAAAATAAAAGCTATCGCAGCTACCAGCAATTCGAGGCGGAATACCGTATCGGCAAAAACAAAATACTCGACGGCGATCAGCTCTCTGTTTACAGCCGGGTGTTTGCAGGCAGCAAGGACAATAACTTCGTGCCGGTGGATGAGCCAATGCTTGGAATTGGTGTGCGCTGGAAACCGCTGCGCGACCAAGTCATTTATCTGGCCGCCGAGCAGCAAATCCCGCGCGACCACCACCATGGCGAAGCGGATCTAATGTTACGGGCCAGCGCTTCATTCTTTAACGGCGGGAAATTCAGCGATGACTGGCATCCCACCGGCAATGGCTGGATGGCGCAAAATCTGTATCTGGATGCGGCGCATTTCGTTAAAGCAGATTATCAGATCTACACCGCGGATTACCGCATGAGCTGGCACCAGAAAATCAACCACAAACAAACGCTCGAGCCTTACTGGCACGCGCAGTACAACGCCAGCACCGACACGCCTTATCGTGATAACACGCTCGGCGGCGTCGGGGTGAGGCTGAATACCTGGTTTGGGGAATCGCATTACAGTGCCTTCCCGCACAAAGTTAGCGTGGGCCTGGAATATCAACGTGCGTTCTCAGGTCACCATCGCGACACCGATTCCAAAAACAGTCTTTTCCTGACGTTAGGAGCACGCTGGTAATGA
Coding sequences within:
- a CDS encoding NfrA family protein, with amino-acid sequence MNIRLNPLTALICGVLLASPAMAAQEGSRQDLGLSDYRYFKVYPHIERAQKALKQNDETRALRSFEHAHQMAPESLRLTLWLAEAYRHFGHNDKAQALLESELKKHPQNADLQRALEAIPVPAPDIHTTEQLVALQKQCDATPTVRCRSEVGNHAIKLNQLDIARAQLTDAKFRHTKEGLALADNYTQRAIFLQQWSAADQGFALLDGEATLTDAQYQQWFAILLHMQRDQRILDLQSQGVMNTAGMQLAYAQSLAERQALGPLRRYLANRKPEFSTPAEEHNWMRLLATYSQQPGNAVANWPVKHAENKKYVLSTLVPIRIQQGDWQGTNQLLNTFPESQVLDQRLALSLAQKDTPSSLRLLNQINQTRGLTAQELGTLSYQLAAHPEWMNAENKARLAKPLPTPAQRMAQARLFQGKEDCTVVRNLLGDLSPQYDAESWSHLAQCYPWQPGLALYAAQQAAARDSSPYYQRQVGYLAYSAEDYPLAQAHGVVAPQASAAEPDDAARGFALAAQGKHREARDALEKARKAQPDSPEILRQLVFLNEHLDDKPNTKQYSERVVDDIDNTLTPQQSLSDKQQEDRFAFRRIHEDSQRRWTFSYDGSFGLTPDSLNSGGSNNGVQQNKSYRSYQQFEAEYRIGKNKILDGDQLSVYSRVFAGSKDNNFVPVDEPMLGIGVRWKPLRDQVIYLAAEQQIPRDHHHGEADLMLRASASFFNGGKFSDDWHPTGNGWMAQNLYLDAAHFVKADYQIYTADYRMSWHQKINHKQTLEPYWHAQYNASTDTPYRDNTLGGVGVRLNTWFGESHYSAFPHKVSVGLEYQRAFSGHHRDTDSKNSLFLTLGARW